Proteins encoded by one window of Glycine soja cultivar W05 chromosome 15, ASM419377v2, whole genome shotgun sequence:
- the LOC114387471 gene encoding probable F-box protein At4g22030: MGTTMVSSKFSSFSYCSSRRIAATINVPKIKVTKISTPRPPNKDLVAELNYLNNYISATSTTHAKENPCYSNISTNSSTAPRTSTPNSIEAVKLHLIMEIVAERMEMHKNIGAQRDNWNCLLTTSVNMITLSAATMVGLAAVGSSGAPIVALKVSSTILYMAATGLLVVMNKIQPSQLVEEQRNAARLFKQLHGELRTRLSVGNPSENYVNEAMEKVLALDRAYPLPLLGSMLEKFPQTVEPAVWWPRQKQRCVRKEEFGGIGNLKGKNGWDASLEDEMKKVVMVLRKKDMEDYLRLAKGVLNFNKVLAVSGPLLTGLAALGSVFLGSVNASWPAMLGVIGGASASVVNTLEHGGQVGMAFEMYRTTTGFFKLMEESIELNINEQDPHKRENGELFEIKVALQLSRSLSELRQFTASISSSYKENDCEEFASKLF; encoded by the coding sequence ATGGGAACCACTATGGTTTCAAgcaaattttcttctttctcataTTGCAGTTCAAGAAGAATAGCTGCCACAATCAATGTGCCGAAGATTAAGGTAACCAAAATCTCCACTCCAAGGCCTCCCAACAAAGACTTGGTGGCAGAATTGAATTATCTAAATAACTACATTTCAGCCACCAGCACAACTCATGCAAAAGAGAATCCTTGCTACTCCAATATCAGCACTAACAGTTCCACAGCACCTAGAACAAGCACACCAAATTCCATTGAGGCTGTTAAGCTTCATTTGATTATGGAGATTGTAGCAGAAAGAATGGAGATGCACAAGAATATCGGAGCACAGCGCGACAACTGGAACTGCCTGCTAACGACATCTGTTAATATGATCACTCTCTCTGCTGCAACCATGGTTGGCCTTGCAGCTGTTGGTTCAAGTGGAGCACCTATTGTGGCCTTGAAGGTGTCCTCCACAATTCTTTACATGGCAGCCACAGGGTTACTTGTGGTCATGAACAAAATCCAGCCATCACAGCTTGTAGAGGAGCAGAGAAATGCTGCTAGGTTGTTCAAGCAGCTTCATGGAGAACTCAGAACAAGGCTTTCTGTTGGGAATCCTAGTGAAAATTATGTTAATGAAGCAATGGAGAAAGTCTTGGCATTGGACAGGGCTTACCCTCTTCCTCTATTGGGCTCAATGCTTGAAAAATTCCCTCAAACTGTGGAGCCAGCAGTGTGGTGGCCTAGACAGAAGCAAAGGTGTGTGAGAAAAGAAGAGTTTGGTGGGATTGGGAATTTGAAAGGGAAGAATGGATGGGATGCAAGTTTGGAAGATGAGATGAAAAAGGTTGTGATGGTTTTGAGAAAGAAGGACATGGAAGACTACTTGAGGTTGGCTAAAGGAGTTTTGAACTTCAACAAGGTATTGGCAGTTTCTGGTCCACTGCTCACCGGCCTTGCAGCTTTAGGATCAGTTTTTTTGGGTTCTGTGAATGCATCTTGGCCTGCTATGCTTGGGGTTATTGGAGGAGCTTCGGCAAGTGTTGTTAACACATTAGAGCATGGGGGCCAAGTAGGGATGGCGTTTGAGATGTATAGGACAACCACTGGCTTCTTTAAGCTCATGGAAGAGAGCATAGAGCTAAATATAAATGAACAAGATCCtcataaaagagaaaatgggGAATTGTTTGAAATCAAAGTTGCTTTACAGCTAAGTAGGAGTCTCTCAGAACTCAGGCAATTTACTGCTTCAATTTCATCCTCATATAAAGAGAATGATTGTGAAGAGTTTGCTAGCAAACTTTTCTAG
- the LOC114386297 gene encoding uncharacterized protein LOC114386297, whose product MIQLLFTVIFSEASMIALLLFKTPLRKLVIMGLDRLKRGRGPLMVKTVAGTVLVVLLSSVYSMLKIQKRGIQEGAVVNPTDQVLMAKHLLEATLMVAVLFLALMIDRLHHYIRELRIRRKGMEAVKKQTRGTEDGKVANSEEIKSVEEERARLRAELSRLESELQSKTKDVDGAEANIAALRKQSEGFLLEYDRLLEENQNLRNQLQSLDRKLSHSGSKKNM is encoded by the exons ATGATTCAGCTTCTGTTCACGGTGATATTTTCGGAGGCTTCGATGATAGCGTTGCTgctgttcaagacccctttgagGAAGCTCGTGATAATGGGCTTGGATCGGTTGAAGCGAGGTCGTGGACCCTTGATGGTGAAGACCGTTGCAGGGACCGTTCTCGTGGTGTTGTTGTCGAGTGTGTATAGCATGTTGAAGATTCAGAAGCGTGGGATCCAAGAGGGTGCTGTTGTTAACCCCACCGATCAGGTTCTTATGGCCAAGCACCTCCTCGAAGCAACGCTCATGG TTGCTGTCCTTTTCCTTGCACTTATGATAGACAGACTACATCATTACATAAGAGAACTGCGGATTCGAAGAAAAGGCATGGAAGCTGTGAAGAAACAAACCAGAGGGACTGAAGATGGGAAAGTTGCAAATTCAGAAGAAATTAAGTCTGTGGAGGAAGAAAGAGCCAGATTGAGAGCTGAACTTAGCCGCCTTGAATCTGAACTAcagtcaaaaacaaaagacgTAGATGGTGCTGAAGCCAATATAGCTGCTCTGAGAAAACAATCTGAGGGGTTCCTTCTTGAGTATGATCGCTTACTTGAGGAAAACCAGAACCTCCGCAACCAACTACAATCCTTGGACAGGAAATTGTCACATTCAGGTTCCAAGAAGAATATGTAA
- the LOC114386494 gene encoding aspartic proteinase A1-like, whose amino-acid sequence MGNMPNVVVLCFCLWTLLFPLVFCAPNDGLRRIGLKKVKLDTDDVVGFKEFRSSIRKHHLQNILGGAEDTDVVALKNYLDAQYYGEIAIGTPPQKFTVIFDTGSSNLWVPSSKCYFSVACFMHARYRSSQSSTYRENGTSAAIQYGTGAISGFFSNDDVKVGDIVVKDQEFIEATREPGVTFVAAKFDGILGLGFQEISVGYAVPVWYTMVEQGLVKDPVFSFWLNRKPEEENGGELVFGGADPAHYKGKHTYVPVTRKGYWQFDMGDVLISGKPTGYCTNDCSAIADSGTSLLAGPTTVITMINQAIGAAGVVSKECRSVVNQYGQTILELLLAEAKPKKICSQIGLCTFDGTHGVSMGIESVVDKNEKKSSGGIRDAGCSACEMAVIWMQNQLRQNQTEDRIIDYANELCEKLPNPMGPSSVDCGKLSSMPIVSFTIGGKVFDLSPEEYILKVGEGPEAQCISGFTALDVPPPRGPLWILGDVFMGRYHTIFDYGKLRVGFAEAA is encoded by the exons ATGGGAAACATGCCAAATGTGGTTGTGTTGTGTTTCTGTCTCTGGACCCTGTTGTTTCCTCTTGTGTTCTGTGCACCCAACGATGGGTTGCGTAGGATTGGACTTAAAAAGGTGAAGTTGGACACCGATGACGTTGTGGGGTTTAAGGAATTTCGGTCTTCAATTAGAAAGCATCACCTTCAGAACATCCTTGGAGGCGCTGAGGACACCGATGTTGTTGCGCTGAAGAATTACTTGGATGCTCAGTATTACGGTGAAATAGCCATTGGTACCCCTCCTCAGAAGTTCACTGTGATTTTTGACACCGGTAGCTCTAATTTGTGGGTGCCATCATCCAAATGTTACTTCTCG GTTGCATGTTTCATGCACGCTAGGTACAGGTCTAGCCAGTCCAGTACCTACAGGGAAAATG GTACTTCTGCTGCAATTCAATATGGTACTGGAGCAATTTCTGGTTTCTTTAGCAATGACGATGTCAAAGTTGGTGACATAGTTGTAAAGGACCAG GAATTTATTGAAGCAACTAGAGAACCTGGAGTTACATTTGTGGCTGCTAAGTTTGATGGTATACTAGGACTTGGATTTCAAGAGATATCAGTTGGATATGCTGTTCCAGTGTG GTACACTATGGTTGAACAAGGTCTTGTAAAGGATccagtattttcattttggctAAATCGGAAACCAGAAGAAGAGAATGGTGGGGAGCTTGTTTTTGGTGGTGCTGATCCTGCTCACTACAAGGGCAAACACACTTATGTACCAGTGACACGAAAAGGATATTGGCAG TTTGACATGGGAGATGTGCTTATTTCTGGTAAACCCACTG GATATTGTACTAATGACTGTTCAGCAATTGCAGACTCTGGAACTTCTTTGTTAGCTGGTCCAACG ACTGTAATTACCATGATAAATCAAGCAATCGGAGCAGCTGGAGTTGTAAGCAAAGAATGCAGGTCCGTTGTCAATCAATATGGACAAACAATCTTGGAATTGCTCTTGGCTGAA GCAAAGCCAAAAAAGATCTGCTCACAAATTGGATTGTGTACCTTTGATGGGACTCATGGTGTTAG CATGGGTATCGAGAGTGTGGtggataagaatgaaaaaaaatcatctggTGGCATTCGGGATGCTGGTTGTTCTGCATGTGAGATGGCTGTTATTTGGATGCAGAACCAGCTGAGGCAGAATCAGACAGAAGATAGGATAATAGACTATGCCAATGAG CTTTGTGAAAAATTGCCTAACCCAATGGGACCATCATCCGTTGACTGTGGAAAGCTCTCTTCAATGCCTATTGTTTCCTTTACTATTGGTGGAAAAGTTTTTGACCTTTCCCCTGAGGAG TATATACTGAAGGTGGGTGAAGGTCCTGAAGCCCAATGCATTAGTGGCTTTACTGCTTTGGATGTTCCTCCTCCTCGTGGTCCTCTATG GATCCTTGGAGATGTCTTCATGGGGCGCTATCACACCATCTTTGATTATGGTAAGTTGAGAGTCGGATTTGCTGAGGCAGCATAG
- the LOC114387988 gene encoding probable WRKY transcription factor 31, whose protein sequence is MDKGWGLTLDTSSSQSLPLFPSNDNKMFPLLGFPVNLSRASKEDDENRKVVGEVDFFSDRNKPTPPPSHDHNVKPNIVKKEIDETPLHINTGLQLLTANTGSDQSTVDDGVSSDAENKRAKTTELAQLQVELQRMNSENKKLKEMLSHVTGNYTALQMHLVTLMQQNQQRTGSTENEVVQGKVEDKNVGVGGGKVPRQFLDIGPSGTAEVDDQVSDSSSDERTRSSTPQNHNIEAGARDGARNNNGKSQLGREESPDSESQGWSPNKLQKMNPSNPMDQSTAEATMRKARVSVRARSEAPMISDGCQWRKYGQKMAKGNPCPRAYYRCTMAVGCPVRKQVQRCADDRTILVTTYEGTHNHPLPPAAMAMASTTTAAASMLLSGSMSSADGIMNPNLLARAILPCSTSMATLSASAPFPTVTLDLTHNPNPLQFQRPGAPFQVPFLQAQPQNFGSGAAPIAQAQALYNQSKFSGLQLSQDVGSSQLAPQAPRPPLQPSQQPSLADTVSAAASAITADPNFTAVLAAAISSIIGSAHNSNNNNSNNNTSRTTISSFSGN, encoded by the exons ATGGACAAAGGATGGGGACTCACCCTTGATACCTCTTCCTCTCAATCTCTTCCATTATTCCCTTCCAACGATAATAAGATGTTTCCTCTCCTCGGATTCCCCGTCAACCTCAGCCGCGCCTCCAAGGAAGACGATGAAAACCGCAAAGTTGTCGGTGAAGTTGACTTCTTCTCTGATAGAAACAAACCTACACCTCCACCCTCTCACGACCACAACGTTAAACCCAACATCGTCAAGAAGGAAATCGATGAAACACCTCTTCACATTAAT ACTGGTTTACAACTCCTTACTGCTAACACCGGGAGTGACCAATCTACCGTGGATGACGGGGTTTCATCTGATGCAGAAAATAAGCGAGCCAAAACCACTGAG CTTGCACAGTTGCAGGTGGAGCTTCAACGCATGAACTCTGAGAACAAGAAGCTGAAAGAGATGCTCAGCCATGTGACCGGTAACTACACCGCCTTGCAGATGCATCTTGTCACATTAATGCAACAGAACCAGCAGCGAACAGGAAGCACGGAAAATGAG GTTGTTCAGGGAAAGGTAGAGGATAAAAACGTTGGTGTTGGTGGAGGGAAGGTACCAAGACAGTTCCTTGATATAGGTCCCAGTGGCACAGCAGAAGTAGATGATCAAGTTTCGGATTCTTCTTCTGATGAAAGAACACGATCGAGCACACCTCAGAACCATAACATTGAAGCTGGAGCTAGAGATGGTGCGAGAAATAACAATGGTAAAAGCCAGTTGGGTAGGGAAGAGAGTCCAGACTCAGAATCACAAGGTTGGAGTCCCAATAAGCTTCAGAAAATGAACCCTTCCAACCCTATGGATCAATCCACTGCAGAAGCCACAATGAGAAAAGCTCGTGTATCAGTTCGTGCCCGATCAGAAGCTCCCATG ATCAGTGATGGATGCCAATGGAGAAAATATGGACAAAAAATGGCCAAGGGGAATCCATGCCCTCGAGCATACTACAGATGCACTATGGCAGTTGGTTGCCCAGTTCGCAAACAA GTTCAACGTTGTGCTGATGATAGAACCATTTTGGTTACAACATATGAAGGCACGCATAACCATCCACTGCCACCTGCTGCTATGGCCATGGCATCAACCACTACAGCTGCTGCTAGCATGTTGCTTTCTGGATCAATGTCCAGTGCAGATGGAATAATGAACCCAAATTTGCTAGCTAGAGCAATTCTTCCTTGCTCTACAAGCATGGCAACACTCTCAGCTTCAGCACCATTCCCCACTGTGACTTTGGACCTCACACACAACCCTAACCCATTGCAATTTCAAAGGCCTGGTGCCCCATTCCAAGTACCCTTCCTTCAAGCACAGCCTCAGAACTTTGGGTCAGGAGCCGCCCCAATTGCACAAGCACAAGCACTTtataatcaatcaaaattctcTGGTCTTCAGTTGTCTCAGGATGTAGGATCTTCTCAATTAGCACCACAAGCTCCTAGACCACCCTTACAACCAAGCCAACAGCCCTCACTTGCTGACACAGTCAGCGCCGCCGCCTCCGCCATCACCGCCGATCCAAACTTCACCGCCGTGCTCGCCGCCGCCATCTCCTCCATCATAGGCAGTGCTCAtaattcaaacaacaacaacagcaacaacaacacaagCCGGACTACCATTAGCAGCTTTTCAGGAAACTGA